One Triticum dicoccoides isolate Atlit2015 ecotype Zavitan chromosome 3B, WEW_v2.0, whole genome shotgun sequence genomic window, tgacacaatTATTTGTCTCGAGCATGACATCGTCAAAGTAGTTAacctgaagttgctgctgtacaTGTTTGAAGTGATGTCAGGTTTGAAAGTTAATTTTCAAAAAAGTGAGATTTTGACTGTTGGGGGAGACGATGCTGTTATTAAGCAATATGTCGACCTCTTTAATTGTGATGTAGGTAGCTTCCCCATCAAATACTTGGGCATGCCTGTTAGTTACACCTCATTGAGGAACTCTGACTGGGAGTTCATTGTGTGCAAATATCTGAAAAGATTCGAAGCCTGGGTGGGCAATGCTGCCTCCATGGGAGGGAGACACACCCTTTTAGACTCGGTTGTCACCCAGCTATCACTGTATCATATGTCTATGTGGTTGATGAACAAAACTTTTATTGAAAAATTGGATAAGCATAGAAGAAAATTCTTCTGGCAGGGTTGTAACAAGAAGAAAAGATATTATCTTGTGAAATGGAGCAGAATTTGCAGATCCAAAGAGAAAGGTGGCCTAGGGATTAAGGACTTGCATAAACAGAACATCAGTCTGATGGTGAAATGGTGGTGGAAGCTTGAAACACAAAGTGGGGTGTGGCAAGATATTATTCATGCTCGCTACTTGCGGAATAAAACAGTAGCGGATGTCGCCCCAAGGTTTTCTGACTCTCTGAGTTGGAAAGCCCTATTGAAAGTCAAGGAGATTTATATGGCTGGTAGAAAAGTTATTACTGAATCCGGGAACATTGCTAGGGTGTGGAGCGATCCTATTAACGAACTGCTTCCGTTTAAGGATCAATATCCGCAGCTCTTTAATATCTGTAATGTCCCTGAGTGTACCATTAAACAAGTGCTAAGTGTGGAGACCGACTCCTTTTTCAGGCGCAGGCTTAATCCTGCTCTTGCTGAACAATGGGGGACAATCTTAGATAGAGTTAACAACCTGCGTCTTACTGACAAAGACGATCAAGTGGTTTGGAGTTTAAACCAGAATGGTAAATTCAGTACCAAATATGTTTACAAATGGCTTGAAAAACCTCTCAACGGGTGCCATTATAAGTGGATTTGGAAGGCCAAAATTCCTCTCAAGATTAAATTTTTTATGTGGCAGCTTTCGCAAGACGCGGTATTGACTGGACAGGTGATGCGCCATAGGAATTGGCCTGGGAATCCTGTTTGTTCTTTCTGCAATGAGATTGAGACTTCCCAGCACTTGTTCTTTACTTGTCCTGTTGCAAAGAGTGGTGTGGCGATCTATTGGGGTGGCTATTGGCACCGGTAAATGTCCAGATAACTATTGGCAATTCTTTGCTTGGTGCCACTCCTTTCTTCCTGGAGAGGGCAAGTTCTATACGGTTGGACTTGCAGCCGCGTGCTGGGCAATCTGGCTCGCTCGCAATAAGGCTACATTTGAAAAAAAGCAAATCAAGTCTCCTTTTGAAATCGTGTTCTCCATGTGCTCTTTTCTTTTGTACTGGACAGGACTGCAGAAAGGTGAAGACGCCGACAAGCTTCGATCAGGTGCCGAGATGATCANNNNNNNNNNNNNNNNNNNNNNNNNNNNNNNNNNNNNNNNNNNNNNNNNNNNNNNNNNNNNNNNNNNNNNNNNNNNNNNNNNNNNNNNNNNNNNNNNNNNNNNNNNNNNNNNNNNNNNNNNNNNNNNNNNNNNNNNNNNNNNNNNNNNNNNNNNNNNNNNNNNNNNNNNNNNNNNNNNNNNNNNNNNNNNNNNNNNNNNNNNNNNNNNNNNNNNNNNNNNNNNNNNNNNNNNNNNNNNNNNNNNNNNNNNNNNNNNNNNNNNNNNNNNNNNNNNNNNNNNNNNNNNNNNNNNNNNNNNNNNNNNNNNNNNNNNNNNNNNNNNNNNNNNNNNNNNNNNNNNNNNNNNNNNNNNNNNNNNNNNNNNNNNNNNNNNNNNNNNNNNNNNNNNNNNNNNNNNNNNNNNNNNNNNNNNNNNNNNNNNNNNNNNNNNNNNNNNNNNNNNNNNNNNNNNNNNATTGGAGGAGCTTGAAGGATCATACAGCTGGGAGGGCCTTCTTCCTTCATAGTGGCTTTTTAGTTTGCGCTTTGTGATCTTTTGTCGTGTTGGCATGTTTGTCTCTTTTGGGTGTACTGGAGTTTGTTGCTCTTGAACTGTATGTGTTACCAGGTTTTCGCCCCACAGCGTTCGGGTCGACGATGACCGAATTGCAGTGGGTTTCCTGGTAATGCTTGAACTCGCCTTACCTCTTTCCCTCCTCCTGACTCTGTTCTCGAAACTGGTTGTATTTCTGTTGTTTGCAATGGAAAGGGGtaatgcccggttcaaaaaaaaataTAGAAGTCACGAGTTCGTAGATTGTCGGTTCTTATGTTTGATTTAATTGTGGTTCTGCCTCTCCCGTGTTTATGATCCGCGGCATGTTGGTGCTGTTTGACAAGGCATTCTTGGTGATGTGCTGTCTTTGGTCATTGTGTTTTTCTGTTATCTAATCAGTTTGCAAGGGGAATTTTTTTGCACATTGCATTGTTTGACTATATGGTTTATTCTGTATAAAGTAGAGCGAAAGCTTGCCTCGTAAGATATGATTGATGCAGTTCCTCCACTGGCATGCTCTTTAGTTTGCGTGCATGTGTATTATTCTAAGCTAGCGGAATCTTCCGTCGACCCAGCTGCAAGCAAAGCGGAGTTGTGCCAGTCCAAGCAAAGAATCAATGGAGAGTGCCATGGACGTGTGGGCATTGAATTGGTACGTACTGGTACTATAAAAACACGACGAGCATAAGCAGCTCTCCATCTTTCCTAATTTCTCCCACGCTCCAGCCGCTGCTTGCGGTTTCATGTTGTTGTCGGAGCAACATGAGGGTGCTGAAGGAATGTGGAGACTGCGTCTGCGCCGTGCCAACCTGCCCGCCCACGACTCAACACAGGTAGCTTCAAGACTTAAAATCCTTAATATAGAACGCTCTAGATATTGTCGTAAATCATATTCAATTTGATCGTACTTTCTAATAGATAAAAGTATACTTTTCGTTACTCAATTCTTGGTGGAGTCCAGATTTAGTTCTTCAAGTCTAAAACCAGACAATTTGCACCCATAACAATAAAAATCGGACAAGTTTAGTCCATCATCTTGGCTGACCCGGTATTACTGCTGACTCATTGTGGTTTTGACTGGTTTTTCATCCACGTGGCGGTATTTCTCTCCCCAACCTGGCCCtatctcttcttccttctccctaTTTCTGTTTGGGCATTTCATTAAACACACCATGCGTGCCTACCATCAGATGGTCCTGCTCGCTACCACACGCCGCCATGGCCGCATCGTGGGCTGCCTACTGGCCACTCGAAGCCGCCGCTGCCTTCTCACCGCTGGCAGCGTGCAATGCAACAGTGCCGCTCCAGCACTGGTAGCCCCGTGCACCTCGCCATGGCGCATGCAGTTCCTTGCTGCCTGCCAACCTCTGTGCGTACCGCCGCTAGCCGCACCAGTACGAGCGACACGAGCGCGCCAGCCATGCAGGTAACTAAGCTGACGCCCGCGTCGTTCTGGAGCTCCCCTTCAGGAAACCAACGCCGCCTAGGTACGCATCGAGCTCGACGGTGGTCTAGCTGCTTCCGACAAGCAGCCACACGTTACTTTGCCGCCGGTGGTGCTTTCCCTCGAGCTCGCAACGCTCGCGTCCGGGGCCACATTGGTGCGCACGTGCTGTGGCAAGGGCAAGGCCGAGGTGTCGAGGTGAAGGTGGCTTCTATTGATAGGTTGGTGCACCTCACCTCGATGCCTCCTTGAGCACCCGAGCACGAGCTCCGGCACGTTGCTCAGGAGGCTTCTATGGCTGATTTGGGTGCACGTGCAATGGCGGCATGGctcagagcaactctagcagatcccGCATCCCGCCGACCCGTAAAACGTCTTTGTAGTTTGCGCAAAACCGCTTTTGCGGGCCAGCATGGGCTCGCACAGATGCAGACCCCGCATAATGGacccgtaaaaaagtatattcgcGGAATATACTATTATTACGGGTCGACTTCTGCGGGTTCTGATCTGGCGCAGCTCCTCCCGGCCCGTAAAACTTAGATTTGCAACTTAAATTGATCTAGCATAATGCTTTTCTTTGCCTTTGCAACTACATTAGATACAAAAGATATCACCAAATCTTGGCTAGAATagcaaaaccaaagaaaacaagaaccacaagtatgcatttcagaagatttccaacttccataactgctcccactagttgaagcaatatcttctccatgcactcattgttgatctgcggattcttgatcttgctttcttcattcttcatctttggttccaaagaagtagacgttgcttcccctctagttgcacatgcagccgcatcattgcctttgattgtactaaggagtgcactaacatctattaagtttctttGTATCAACAAATTAATGTAttggccttcccaaaaccaaaatgagcatccatcgtcCTACACAAAAGAATGAGCAATCTTGAAGTGAGCTATCACAATTGAACTAAAGAATGAGCTATGGAACGAGCTACCGCAAGTGCACgtaccccgtcgttttcgcatttgtAGAACACCCATCCGGAGTGCTTCGGCGTGCCTGAAGTGAGCCGCAACACTTGGCGCGGGCAGTCGTCGCACTCTATGAACGGCATCGGCCGGCGACAAAAACGCTGCGCGAGCGCCAAGCCCGGTGGACGGCCGAACGAGTCCATGCCCGCAAACCTTCGGCGGCGGCAGGCGGACGAACCGGTGCCTGCATGCGGCGATGCGCCCGTGCCTGGGCTGCGGGAGTGGCTCCCCGACCACTCCATCGCCTGGGGCAGCAACCGGCGATCGGAAAAAGCCAAATCCGGCGGCCCCCGATGAAGTGCCGCAGATCTGCAAATCCGACGGCCCGCCGACGCAGGGGGAAGGGAGGGGAGGCCTCGTGCGCGTGGCGGCCTTCCGGCGTGCTCCTGCCGGCTGCTGTCGCCAGAATCTTGGGCGGCagctggcggcggcgcgaggggggagaggagaggtggTTGGTGGGAGAAAGCGCGGGATGAAATGCCCCCCCCCCACCAACCGCTTCCGCTTATATGTAGGGCACCGCAGCCATGAGGGGGAAACCCGCATTTTCCCGGGTTAGAGTCAGGATTTTGTCGCACCCCGTAAAAAAATTTGCAGGCCGGGGCAGGATGCGGATCTGATCGGGCTGCCTACGAAGTGTTCGATGAAATCCCCGACTCCAgtaagatgaagatgatgaggtgGATGTTGTGTTAGACTTACGAGTCAAAACCGGGTTGACTCAGCAGGGAAACAACCTGAAGGACTCGGTGAAGGACTAGTAAACCCTGTTTTAAAAGTTATAAGGTGCGAGTTATCTAGTTTCAAAGTTTAAGGGCTAAATTTGGACTCCACCAAAAGTTGAAGGATAAACAATATCTTTTTCTCTTTTTTAAGGGGGATTATCCTATTTGACTGTATGTTTCCACAGAGCACTTATTTACTGTTGTAAATGTTATTAGCATCttatcttttttttagaaaaggaggatgaccccggtttctgcatctgggcgatgcatatggtcactttattaattattctcacaagaccttgcaAAATCAATAcaatagtaagactaaagccgccgtctaagcaacaaactgtcgctacacctatccagttgatgaagcggcgcagatagtctgggcctaataccaaatagacatcgcaaccaagcctaacatctaagattgagaccccaacctagccacttgttgggtctggggcacacactggtccggcgtgctctcaaaggccgccgccgccaactgccatcactccatcttcagaactgtattgatgcatcaaccttgctcagtccagctatcgtcgacgccaccacagcacccaacggcacctcctccctgcgcgcaaacagctgaacacgtcgtggtcgccactgatacacctaagTGTCATGCTGCCAAgtatcaccagccgacacagcttgaagttcttggaggatctgtcgtgcgtagcacctgcagaCCAGACATgaccaagcgtagcacctgtcgctcaggcatgacttgacatctccaccgaagctccgtgcaagacgaagccgctccaccttctgcgtctgacttccagcgctgttccacaaatgatgctcccaagagagaaacgacaccgcagtgccgccatcgtccgatctggaacaccagatcctagggtttctcccggagcagcacgagtgggtcgacagtagttacacgacgatgccttcatcaaggtaacggcgtagaacgccgccatcgcctaccgtcggctcggttttcaccggcaaccatgtctccccaactcgcggccgggactagatgatggatctcaAGATCCGATCAACAAGTTTCTGGCCGGCCACCGCTgacgaagaagatgaccaccaccactggctacaccggccagaacagatctgccatgggtgccgccaagcagtccaccaggccctcgacgccgccgccgatcTAAAACCAGGTGACATGCCGCCGAAgaccgcatcgcgccgccgcccgATCCAGGCCAGCCGCCGCAGCAGCTGCCCTTGGCCCGAGGCagggccgaccgccgccgccgtcgaagccAACGCCGTCACTTCTAAATCGGCCGCACCTCCACGCATGTTGGGGTCCCGCCACCCCTGAGATGCGGGAGGGAGGAAGAGCCCCCTAAGACAACCATCCTTCTCTAAATAGCCCAGATGTATGCACATTATGGCTATGGCAGGACGCTCCATGCTTACACGTGAGTGGGATGCAAAGAAATGACATCAACTTTTTTCTTTTTGCGGGGACATCAACTTAAATGGAACTGCCACTATATTAGGAATAGAGGGTGCATTTTTAAACTTTAACGGGACAATTGCCCCTGCTTACAGTAACAACAGCATAAACAACTAAATCagggacaattaatatggatcggagggagtaggagATCTTAGCAATTTTTGTGtgcagttcacatgattacttacttGATAAGAATTTATAGTCTACCAAAGAAAAATACTATTTAGGAGAAAGATCAGAGAAgtgaaaaaaaaatcatgttatTGGTTGTCGTGCGCGCCACACAACGCCTAGCAGCCATCGCTCCAGATGCGAGTCATCTGACCAAAGCCTGATGCATATCGCTAGATCCTACTGATCCAGCAAATCACATCGCCGCCAAACCATGCGATCCCGCTCCACTGCTGCATCCGCGCGAAGACCACCACACCAACAAGACATCGACCACAGCGGCGCTAGCAGATGCATGGTGGGAGACCATAGACCGTCAACACGGTCATCAGAAGGCCAGCCATAAGCCCATAACACGACGTGGACATCACCGCTGTCACTCCACACCGTCGTGTACCAACTTGCGACATGCACACTCCACACCGTCGTGAACCAACTTGCGACAGGCACCACGTCCCTAGGGCCATTTCCCCGGCATCCTCTATGTGAATTAATGACGCCCAGAATGATGTGGGCCGGTAACGGCATCTCCAATGCCGACCCATAAATCGTCCACATACGTCCGGACCACGTTGTCCAGACCTGTTTTGCCGTCCGACAAGGGTCTGTATCATTTATGTTAGCGAACGTGTGTTAGTCGTGTGTTAGTGGGCCTTGTATATGGCTAGTTTTCAGGCCTTGCGTTGAGTTTTTTCTGTTGAGCCGTGTATGTATATAAACTGTGTAACCTCCACATAATGAGACACGAGTTGCACAACCTCTCTCTCTGCTCGCGAGGGAGTAACTGCCTGGCCACCAGCATAGCCAAGGTCACCAGATCAAAAGGACAACTGTCACATCATTGGGAGTCATGGGTTGGTAGGCGAGAGCAGCGATAGGCAGCTGCTGCGCGCCGACACACACAATGACCAATCGACTGTGCGTCATGGTGTGGAGGTGCGCGCTTTAGGTGCGAGCTCGAGCAAGAACGGATCCTGGCCCGGCGACAGAGGTGGGCAACAGGATGGAGGTCGTTGGTGTTGCCTCAAGCTACTTCCTGTCGTCTCATATGGTGCTGTCGTGGGTAGGACCGTATGAGGAGGCTGAGTCGCCCGCCCCTACGAGATTATAGGATCAGGTGCTTccataaattgtttaacataacaGGAACACAAGATCAAAAGCTACCACTTATGCATTGTCTAACATTAAGAGATAATCCATTGCATAATATGCTTATTCGTCTCACTACCGGAATTTCGCCTAATCCCGACGGTCTGTCATATGCCGAGGGACCCCATCGGCTTATATGgaggtatgccgacggcctaggGCAAGCCGTCCGCATACTTCCACATATGTCGACGGTGACCGTCGGCATAGTTATGTCATCGGCATAGTGGGACATATGCCTACAGCGGCCCTCGGCATAAACGTGGGCCCGGCAACCCGGTGGGGACGAGCGTTTGATGCCGCCATAGCTATGCCGACGGCACTAATGGAGGTCGTCGGCATAGATAGGCTTGGTCCTCGTCCTCGATTCGCGGCacgtgccacgtcatcgatccgaggAGTGTCGGTTGGGCACACCTCATCGATCCGGGGCATAGCTATTTGATTAACTTAAATGGCATATCTGTGTATtgtctgtttttttagtttttatCTCTTTCTAAATTAAAATTTCATTAACTTATCTAGACATAAGCATTCATAAATTATATATTGATTTGGTGTAGAATTTACCATAGATTATGaatatgtagtttgtatttttttcgaGTATGTTAGTAATGTGACCTCATGTTTTTTGTATATAGGTCCCTATACTTTATTAAAATCACAAAAAATTGATAATTACATCTATTTTGACAAGTTTTATATGTTTTTTTAATAAGAATCTTGAAAGTGCTAGATCCACCGGTCAACGGTGCCAGGGTTAGTCATGAGGAGCCTATCACAACCAGGTGAAAAGGTCCATCGGTCAAACCCCGTCTggtgaaagtcaaagggctagatctgccAGTCAACTGTGCTAGGGTTAGACGGAACGGGGTACTTGGGGGGCAGCTGGGCCGTCGACATACCTTAGTGCCAGGCTGCACCAGTTGTCGACACATGGCAGAACTATGCCGACGGTCTGGCCGTCAGCATAGATATAAAACTATGCCGACGgattggccgtcggcatagctgtgcCACGTGTCGCCCTTTCATTGATCAGAACATGACGACGGCGCCGTTAGCCGCCGTCATACGTAGAAGTTTGCCGATGGTTGTATGAAGGGCGTCGGCATAGGCCTCTATGCCTACGGCTTTTCTACGCCGATGGCCCTGCCCAGCTACACCGACGTACAAGTTGCCGACGACCCTATGCCCACGGTTGCCGTCAACATAGGCCTATTCCGACGGGGTTTGTGCCTATGCCGACGACTGCGGGCTGTCGGCATAGAATGTCATTCCGGTAGTATCTTCTTTAAATGGCATGCGTGGGGTAAGATATGCATATATTGAGTAGATCAACTTTTGTTCCATGCGATATCTAGCCCTTTTTTTTTAATGAAAGGGTCTCCCCCGCTCAACTTTTTAAAACATGGTATAATCGAAGTCGCTCACATACACGAGCATACACCCTCTATACCCCTATGAGCacgtccgagagactgagccggcacatcatcttgagattaacGAGGTCGCCACAGACGCCTTAGTagtcgacgggaacatctcctccGTTTTTATATGAAGCAAAAATAAAACAACAGAGTTCTCAGGCCAGGGCTTTTGCTTTTAGCCTTTTAGAAACCAATGTTAAATGATAGTATTACCTTCGTTCCAAAATGTAGGACGTTTTGGTAGGCTTAAATATCCTACTAAACTGtcctatattttgaatggaggtagTATCACTTTCCAGCCCAATGCTTGACGCAAAGTTTGTCGCCCTCAAACACTTACGCGCTGACGTTTGCTCTATATATATTCCTTTTCGTCCTTTCTAACTTTTGTTTCGTAAAACGTATCAGCTCAGTGGAGCATGTCCAGCAACTCTGGAAGGAGTGGGAGATCCAGTTGCTCGTGCTAGCGAGCTTCTCCCTTCAAGTCATCCTCCTCTTCTCTGCAGCGTTCCGGAAGCGCCACAGCTCCCGCGTGCTGAGCGCGCTGTTGTGGCTGTCATACCTATCGGCAGACTCCATCGCGGTCTTCGTCCTCGGACGCCTCGCCGCCCACACTAGTGACCCACAGCACCAGCTTGTGCTATTTTGGGCGCCCTTCCTGCTGCTCCACCTTGGCGGACAGGACACCATCACCGCCTTCTCCATGGAGGACTGCATGCTGTGGAAGCGCCACCTGCTGAACTTCACCATCCAGGTGGCACTGGCCATTTACATCGTCCGCAAGCAGTGGCACGGAGGCAGTCAGCTTGTAGCTCCCATGGTACTAATGTTCATCTCTGGAACTATTAAATATGCTGAGAGAATTAGGGCACTCAGGAGAGCAGGCTCAAGGAGCAGCAGCTTCAATGCCGGTGGGAGGCATCTTGCCTCCGGCTTGAGCAGATATTATGATGGCCTGCTATCAATAATTTCTGAGAAGAAAGAGGAAAATTTCGAACATGTGATGGATGTGACCTGCGGGGGCTTCTTTATGAAGTTTGATTTTTTGATGGACGTAAATCCTCCATTTAGCGGAATTGATTTACAGGATTTAAGGATTGCAATTGCAGAAAGGATTCACAGGTTTGACGATGGAGCTAGTGATCTAGTGTACAAGATTGTTGAGATTCAACTCTCACTGGTACATGACTACTTGTACACCAAGTTTGGACGGGTCACTGGTGTGTTACATCGACTCATCACACTTGTCCTAACCTCTACGGCTCTCGTTTTGTTTTTGGAAGCCAGGGTTGATCATCAATTGCAGGGACTAGTCAACTACAGTAGAGCTGATGTTACCATATCTTACATATTGCTTGTGGGCGCTGTCACAATGGAGATATCCTCTACCTTCATGTGGTCCCTGTTATCATATTGGCCATACATGCCAATTGCATATTGGCGGACATTTGATTATGACAAAATCTTCCATTGTGTACCCAAGGGTCTCCATCCAGGAAGCAGAATGGAGTGGTCGGGGAAGATGAAACAGTATAACATGCTTGATGGATGCATCCAGGAGATACAAGCTGGCCGACTGGAACGGATGATGGGCAGTATCGGCATCAAGCGGGATTACACAACACATGTCGTCATATCTCCTGAGGTAAAGAAGGTGCTACTTGTAAAACTGCTTGAGATAAAAACCAATGCACCTGGTGGTGGGGGATTGTCCTCCAGCAGCTTCCGTGGCCAATGGTCTCAATGGTGGGCTGCGCTCCAGACCAAAGATTATCTTGGTGCAGGTCAACAATCTGAAAGTGCAGCTCAACGGGCACTTCAGTTAAGCAACATCCAAGGTTTGGCTTTTGTGTCAAGTGTCTATCTTTGGCACATGGTGACTGATATATGCTTAGTGGCCGATAAGACTGCCAGTGCCTCCGAATTCAGAAGTTTTAGCCAAGCATTGTCCAATTACATGATGTATCTTGTCGCCAAGCGTAATGTGATGCTTGATAGCTGTGCGTATCATGTGCTTCATAAAAGTCGACATAGTTTGTTGTGCACTCGTCCTGCTATCGTTGCTGATCGGAGTGCGTTCCTCCAGAAAGTCTATGACGGTGTCTACCATGGTTCCCGTGCACTTGACCAAGCTCGTGAGGTCTCCTTGGAATTGCTTAGGCCCGAAGGAGCAGCTTATCGGTGGGAGCTGATTGCAACGGTATGGGTGGATATGCTATGCTACATTGCTCGTAATTGTGGGGCTGAATTCCACGCCAAACATCTAATCACTGGCGGGGAGTTCGCTAGTCATGTCAAAATTGTTCTGGTTGTTCTAGGCTTTTCCTTCCATGAGTATGAAGAGGTCGAGCTAGCCTGACATACATTTCTTTCCTTACTTTGGAAGCTTAACTGTTACTGTTATGCCACGTGAGGGCCAGTATGGTTGTAATTTATTAGAAAAACTCCATTAATATATTGATTGTATATTTTGGAACTTATTAataaaatggtactagtaagttgtCTATGTGTTGGTATGAAAGATAGCTTTTCCTTGGTTTCGATTCCTGCTCTGATCCGAAGTCAATTCTCCTATGGCACGTGTTTCTCTAATGACAATGAGTCGAACAATTTTAAATTCATCCGGTTGATAACATTAGCAAGGTATAATTGTAAAACCTTTAATCCATCTAAAGTGGAGTTTTCCTTCCCATCAAGGTATGTAAAGAGTTGAACAGAAGCTCTAGTTATGAAACCAACCTATGGTCATGGAGGGTCAACAAGAATGATCAAAACGTTACTAGTGCTCAAGAACTGGAAACTCCTAGAAAAGAAATACCAATCCCATGCTCTTCGGTGGTTCTTACGCTTTGAAAGGAATCCTTCCAACGCTTTCCTCCGAGGTGGTGTTCAGAAATGACATACAATCTCTTGTTGACGCATCCAATTTTTTGCTACCTGTCATATATTATAGGTGAATAAACTGATTTTTGTTCACCAGAAATGGGAGATCTGATGTTTTAGAATGGCCTTTCCCCGACTAGAGAAGGGGCTTGGTATGGAATGGAGACgtgcactcactacaagaaatatgttaatccatgacggatttctTATGACAGTTTCACAACTGTCATTGATGGCCCGGTACAGCCTGCCAGGCCCGCTAAAGCCCGCCTAGCCACTCCCATATAAAATCTAACCATAATACCTTGTTCCTCGGCTCGTGGCTAGACCCTCGTCCCGATTCCTCATCGTCTCCAACGCATCGCCGCCACCCACCACCTGTCCGCCTCCATCATCTCGCAGCTCGCCGCCGGCCCTCCCCCTTCCCTCCTCCTACCTCGCAACTCTGGCAGCTGCCAGATCCGTCGGCTCGGTCGGGTGAACAGAAGAACAAGACGACCGGTGGGGGTAGGNNNNNNNNNNNNNNNNNNNNNNNNNNNNNNNNNNNNNNNNNNNNNNNNNNNNNNNNNNNNNNNNNNNNNNNNNNNNNNNNNNNNNNNNNNNNNNNNNNNNNNNNNNNNNNNNNNNNNNNNNNNNNNNNNNNNNNNNNNNNNNNNNNNNNNNNNNNNNNNNNNNNNNNNNNNNNNNNNNNNNNNNNNNNNNNNNNNNNNNNNNNNNNNNNNNNNNNNNNNNNNNNNNNNNNNNNNNNNNNNNNNNNNNNNNNNNNNNNNNNNNNTCCTTCTTTGTGTATTTTTTTACTCTTTTGCTTTTTTTTCCTTAACTTTTCTGTTTTCCTAAACTTTTTAAAACCAAAAcagttttataatttataaaacttgTACCTAATGTAGCTTAATAAACTTAGGCCACTGCCACTTTTAGGTGAggtttaaataaaatagtttagtattttataaattaaaaaacaTTTAAACAAATTTTTTAGCCACTATTTTAGTTATCTTAGGTCATTTAAACACTTTGCAAACTTGTTGGTTCACAACCATAATTAGAAATGGAATATTTGCCACATGATCgagattttagttttaatgtttgaaaaccttTACCGTTTGActcattttaaatttgaatttcgagcgggtttgaatcaacgcgagtttatcaacag contains:
- the LOC119282470 gene encoding uncharacterized protein LOC119282470, with amino-acid sequence MRVLKECGDCVCAVPTCPPTTQHSSVEHVQQLWKEWEIQLLVLASFSLQVILLFSAAFRKRHSSRVLSALLWLSYLSADSIAVFVLGRLAAHTSDPQHQLVLFWAPFLLLHLGGQDTITAFSMEDCMLWKRHLLNFTIQVALAIYIVRKQWHGGSQLVAPMVLMFISGTIKYAERIRALRRAGSRSSSFNAGGRHLASGLSRYYDGLLSIISEKKEENFEHVMDVTCGGFFMKFDFLMDVNPPFSGIDLQDLRIAIAERIHRFDDGASDLVYKIVEIQLSLVHDYLYTKFGRVTGVLHRLITLVLTSTALVLFLEARVDHQLQGLVNYSRADVTISYILLVGAVTMEISSTFMWSLLSYWPYMPIAYWRTFDYDKIFHCVPKGLHPGSRMEWSGKMKQYNMLDGCIQEIQAGRLERMMGSIGIKRDYTTHVVISPEVKKVLLVKLLEIKTNAPGGGGLSSSSFRGQWSQWWAALQTKDYLGAGQQSESAAQRALQLSNIQGLAFVSSVYLWHMVTDICLVADKTASASEFRSFSQALSNYMMYLVAKRNVMLDSCAYHVLHKSRHSLLCTRPAIVADRSAFLQKVYDGVYHGSRALDQAREVSLELLRPEGAAYRWELIATVWVDMLCYIARNCGAEFHAKHLITGGEFASHVKIVLVVLGFSFHEYEEVELA